A genomic window from Equus caballus isolate H_3958 breed thoroughbred chromosome 5, TB-T2T, whole genome shotgun sequence includes:
- the RXFP4 gene encoding relaxin-3 receptor 2, whose amino-acid sequence MPTPNTSAPLPAFRGNTSGGSVLSTDDAAMPVEFPALRVVVALAYGLVGAVGLLGNLAVLWVLGNCARRVPSDTFVFNLALADLGMALTLPFWAAESALDLHWPFGGALCKMVLTATVLNVYASIFLITALSVARYWVVAMATGPGTHLSLFWARMATLAVWMAAALVTVPTAVFGAESEVCGVRLCLMRFPSKYWLGAYQLQRVVLAFMVPLGIITTSYLLLLAFLRQRQRRRQDSRVVARSVRILVASFFLCWFPNHVVTLWGILVKFDLVPWDSTFYIIHSQVSHVTTCLAHSNICLNPVLYCLLRREPRRALADTFRDLRARLWPQGRGWVEQVALNEVGRRWVGSTP is encoded by the coding sequence ATGCCCACACCCAATACTTCTGCCCCGCTGCCTGCATTCCGGGGCAACACCTCTGGAGGCAGCGTGCTGAGTACTGATGATGCTGCGATGCCTGTTGAATTCCCAGCCCTGAGGGTTGTGGTTGCCCTGGCCTACGGGCTTGTGGGGGCTGTCGGCTTGCTGGGAAACTTGGCCGTGCTGTGGGTGCTGGGTAACTGTGCTCGGCGAGTTCCTTCCGACACTTTTGTCTTCAACCTGGCTCTGGCAGACCTGGGGATGGCACTTACTCTCCCCTTCTGGGCAGCTGAGTCAGCACTGGACCTCCACTGGCCCTTCGGAGGTGCCCTCTGCAAGATGGTCCTGACGGCCACTGTCCTCAACGTCTATGCCAGCATCTTCCTCATCACGGCGCTGAGTGTTGCCCGATACTGGGTGGTGGCCATGGCTACAGGACCAGGCACCCACCTATCACTCTTCTGGGCCCGTATGGCCACCCTGGCAGTGTGGATGGCAGCTGCCCTGGTGACAGTGCCCACGgctgtctttggggctgagagtGAGGTGTGTGGCGTGCGTCTGTGCCTAATGCGCTTCCCCAGCAAGTATTGGCTGGGAGCCTACCAGCTTCAGAGGGTGGTGCTGGCCTTCATGGTGCCCCTGGGCATCATCACCACCAGCTATCTGCTGTTGCTGGCCTTCCTGCGGCAGCGGCAACGGCGTCGGCAGGACAGCAGGGTTGTAGCCCGCTCTGTCCGCATCCTGGtggcctccttcttcctctgctggtTCCCCAACCATGTGGTCACTCTCTGGGGCATCCTGGTGAAGTTTGACCTGGTACCCTGGGACAGCACTTTCTACATCATCCATTCCCAAGTCTCCCATGTCACcacctgcctggcacacagcaacaTCTGCCTCAACCCTGTGCTGTACTGTCTCCTAAGGCGGGAGCCACGAAGGGCCCTGGCAGACACCTTCAGGGATCTGCGAGCAAGACTGTGGCCCCAGGGCCGAGGCTGGGTGGAACAGGTGGCCCTAAACGAGGTAGGCAGGAGGTGGGTTGGAAGTACCCCCTAG